Proteins encoded together in one Acipenser ruthenus chromosome 22, fAciRut3.2 maternal haplotype, whole genome shotgun sequence window:
- the LOC117431744 gene encoding Kv channel-interacting protein 1 isoform X5, translating to MTRRRTCAVKHKVEDDLEMTMVCHRPEGLEQMEAQTNFTKRELQVLYRGFKNECPSGVVNEDTFKQIYAQFFPQGDASMYAHYLFNAFDSAHNGSVKFEDFVMALSILLRGSVREKLSWTFNLYDINNDGYINKEEMTDIVRAIYDMMGKYTYPVLRRDAPRQHVDTFFQKMDKNKDGVVTLDEFIMSCQEDENIMRSLQLFESVM from the exons acAAGGTGGAAGATGACCTAGAGATGACGATGGTGTGTCACCGGCCTGAAGGGCTGGAGCAGATGGAGGCACAGACCAACTTCACCAAGAGAGAGCTGCAAGTGCTCTATCGCGGCTTCAAAAAC GAATGCCCGAGTGGTGTGGTCAATGAAGATACCTTTAAGCAGATCTATGCACAGTTCTTCCCACAGGGAG ATGCCAGCATGTACGCACACTATCTCTTTAATGCCTTCGACTCTGCTCACAATGGATCCGTCAAATTTGAG GATTTTGTGATGGCGCTCTCAATCCTGCTGAGAGGGTCAGTGAGGGAGAAGCTGAGTTGGACCTTCAACCTGTATGACATCAACAATGATGGCTACATTAACAAGGAG GAGATGACTGACATCGTGAGAGCCATTTACGACATGATGGGCAAGTACACATACCCAGTGCTGAGAAGAGACGCGCCACGGCAACATGTCGACACCTTTTTCCAG aaaatggataaaaacaaagatGGAGTTGTAACATTGGACGAGTTCATCATGTCTTGTCAAGAA GATGAAAACATCATGCGATCCCTGCAGCTCTTTGAGAGTGTGATGTAA
- the LOC117431744 gene encoding Kv channel-interacting protein 1 isoform X4, with product MGAVVGTLSLHTKQRRPSKDKVEDDLEMTMVCHRPEGLEQMEAQTNFTKRELQVLYRGFKNECPSGVVNEDTFKQIYAQFFPQGDASMYAHYLFNAFDSAHNGSVKFEDFVMALSILLRGSVREKLSWTFNLYDINNDGYINKEEMTDIVRAIYDMMGKYTYPVLRRDAPRQHVDTFFQKMDKNKDGVVTLDEFIMSCQEDENIMRSLQLFESVM from the exons acAAGGTGGAAGATGACCTAGAGATGACGATGGTGTGTCACCGGCCTGAAGGGCTGGAGCAGATGGAGGCACAGACCAACTTCACCAAGAGAGAGCTGCAAGTGCTCTATCGCGGCTTCAAAAAC GAATGCCCGAGTGGTGTGGTCAATGAAGATACCTTTAAGCAGATCTATGCACAGTTCTTCCCACAGGGAG ATGCCAGCATGTACGCACACTATCTCTTTAATGCCTTCGACTCTGCTCACAATGGATCCGTCAAATTTGAG GATTTTGTGATGGCGCTCTCAATCCTGCTGAGAGGGTCAGTGAGGGAGAAGCTGAGTTGGACCTTCAACCTGTATGACATCAACAATGATGGCTACATTAACAAGGAG GAGATGACTGACATCGTGAGAGCCATTTACGACATGATGGGCAAGTACACATACCCAGTGCTGAGAAGAGACGCGCCACGGCAACATGTCGACACCTTTTTCCAG aaaatggataaaaacaaagatGGAGTTGTAACATTGGACGAGTTCATCATGTCTTGTCAAGAA GATGAAAACATCATGCGATCCCTGCAGCTCTTTGAGAGTGTGATGTAA
- the LOC117431744 gene encoding Kv channel-interacting protein 1 isoform X3, protein MGVVMGTFSMQTKQVGFRKDKVEDDLEMTMVCHRPEGLEQMEAQTNFTKRELQVLYRGFKNECPSGVVNEDTFKQIYAQFFPQGDASMYAHYLFNAFDSAHNGSVKFEDFVMALSILLRGSVREKLSWTFNLYDINNDGYINKEEMTDIVRAIYDMMGKYTYPVLRRDAPRQHVDTFFQKMDKNKDGVVTLDEFIMSCQEDENIMRSLQLFESVM, encoded by the exons acAAGGTGGAAGATGACCTAGAGATGACGATGGTGTGTCACCGGCCTGAAGGGCTGGAGCAGATGGAGGCACAGACCAACTTCACCAAGAGAGAGCTGCAAGTGCTCTATCGCGGCTTCAAAAAC GAATGCCCGAGTGGTGTGGTCAATGAAGATACCTTTAAGCAGATCTATGCACAGTTCTTCCCACAGGGAG ATGCCAGCATGTACGCACACTATCTCTTTAATGCCTTCGACTCTGCTCACAATGGATCCGTCAAATTTGAG GATTTTGTGATGGCGCTCTCAATCCTGCTGAGAGGGTCAGTGAGGGAGAAGCTGAGTTGGACCTTCAACCTGTATGACATCAACAATGATGGCTACATTAACAAGGAG GAGATGACTGACATCGTGAGAGCCATTTACGACATGATGGGCAAGTACACATACCCAGTGCTGAGAAGAGACGCGCCACGGCAACATGTCGACACCTTTTTCCAG aaaatggataaaaacaaagatGGAGTTGTAACATTGGACGAGTTCATCATGTCTTGTCAAGAA GATGAAAACATCATGCGATCCCTGCAGCTCTTTGAGAGTGTGATGTAA